In Deltaproteobacteria bacterium, one DNA window encodes the following:
- the dprA gene encoding DNA-protecting protein DprA encodes MAESFEIRVALALRHVPGLGPRTWKRLLERYKTFAAVWEARNSWVADGVVREWQVRRLGEDEWKRNAERELANAVRLECAVILYTDREYPDRLREIPDPPVLVYTIGDASLLSRPCLAVVGSRQCGPYGLEACSLFSKKLAASGLTIVSGFAAGIDSEAHKAGLAEVGSSIAVLGTGPDVVYPASNRELWKILTAKGLIVTEFAPRTKPEAKNFPHRNRIISGLSLGVLIVEGAVKSGSLVTARLGLEQNREVFALPGPVTSGNHAGCHALIRQGALLVQTPEDILHELAPILEAEWVSEDRPCSAEGGLEFNADSSPELDVFERLEAKLNGDNWMVVRQFRDLARPHIDELARRSGLDSATVSRILICLEMDGLVRRLPGMHYELGPEA; translated from the coding sequence CTGGCCGAATCCTTCGAAATCCGAGTGGCCTTGGCCCTGAGGCATGTCCCCGGGCTCGGTCCGAGGACCTGGAAACGGCTTCTCGAACGTTACAAGACGTTCGCCGCCGTCTGGGAGGCCAGGAATTCCTGGGTCGCCGACGGAGTGGTCCGCGAGTGGCAGGTTCGACGCCTGGGCGAGGATGAGTGGAAGCGGAACGCGGAGCGGGAACTGGCCAACGCTGTTCGGCTGGAATGCGCCGTGATCCTGTATACTGACCGGGAGTATCCCGATCGGCTGCGCGAAATCCCGGACCCGCCGGTTCTCGTTTACACGATCGGGGACGCATCACTCTTGAGCAGGCCCTGCCTGGCCGTGGTTGGATCCCGACAATGCGGCCCGTACGGTCTGGAGGCCTGTTCTCTGTTCTCCAAAAAGCTGGCCGCTTCCGGCTTAACCATTGTTTCCGGGTTCGCCGCAGGCATCGATAGCGAGGCCCACAAGGCCGGTTTGGCCGAAGTCGGTTCGAGCATCGCCGTTCTGGGGACCGGCCCCGACGTGGTCTACCCGGCCTCCAATCGCGAACTCTGGAAGATTCTGACAGCCAAGGGGCTGATCGTAACCGAGTTCGCTCCGAGAACCAAGCCCGAGGCAAAAAATTTCCCCCATCGCAACCGGATTATCAGCGGTTTGTCCTTGGGCGTTCTGATTGTGGAGGGGGCGGTCAAGAGCGGAAGTCTGGTTACGGCCAGACTCGGGCTGGAACAGAACAGGGAGGTTTTCGCACTGCCCGGCCCGGTGACGTCGGGCAATCACGCCGGGTGTCACGCATTGATCCGTCAGGGAGCCTTGCTAGTTCAGACTCCGGAGGATATTCTTCATGAGTTGGCTCCGATCCTTGAGGCCGAATGGGTCTCCGAGGACCGCCCTTGTTCGGCCGAGGGAGGCCTGGAATTTAACGCCGACTCCAGTCCAGAGCTCGACGTGTTCGAGCGGCTGGAGGCTAAACTGAACGGAGACAACTGGATGGTCGTCCGCCAGTTTCGGGATTTGGCAAGGCCCCACATTGACGAACTGGCCAGGCGGTCCGGCCTGGATTCGGCCACAGT